In one window of Eggerthella guodeyinii DNA:
- a CDS encoding MATE family efflux transporter, producing MAIKLSDHFTYGRLVRFALPSIAMMIFTSIYSVVDGLFVSNFAGKEALAAVNLVFPLVMALGSVGFMFGTGGAALVAKTMGEGKAERANRLFSLIVLAAAISGAALAGVGALALESVLGLMGAQGSLMEQGLMYGRILLAALPLFIVQNVFLSFFIAAEKPQMGLLVTVCAGVTNIVLDYLFIAVLGWGIAGAAVATAAGQLLAAAASTAFFARSETSRLRFARPVRDFRALGATCVNGSSELMTEVAASVVSMLYNYQLMMLAGADGVAAYGVIMYVNFIFTAVFFGFSMGTGPVVSYHYGARNQSELRGLFKKSLILVGATGATMFAASQALAVPLVNVFVGYDPELAAMTLHGFRIYATAFLVCGFNIYGSAFFTALNNGKVSALISFMRTLVFETSTVMLLPLAWGIDGVWSAIIVAEACALVLTTFFLVYLRKPYGYA from the coding sequence ATGGCCATCAAGCTTTCCGACCACTTCACCTACGGGCGGCTCGTGCGCTTCGCGCTGCCCTCCATCGCCATGATGATCTTCACGTCCATCTACAGCGTGGTGGACGGCCTGTTCGTGTCGAACTTCGCGGGCAAGGAGGCGCTCGCGGCCGTGAACCTCGTGTTCCCGCTGGTCATGGCGCTGGGATCGGTAGGGTTCATGTTCGGCACGGGCGGCGCGGCCCTCGTGGCGAAGACGATGGGCGAGGGCAAGGCCGAGCGCGCGAACCGCCTGTTCAGCCTCATCGTGCTGGCGGCCGCGATTTCGGGCGCGGCGTTGGCGGGCGTGGGCGCGCTGGCGCTCGAGTCGGTGCTCGGCCTCATGGGCGCGCAGGGCTCGCTCATGGAGCAGGGGCTCATGTACGGGCGCATACTGCTGGCGGCGCTGCCGCTGTTCATCGTGCAGAACGTGTTCCTCAGCTTCTTCATCGCGGCGGAGAAGCCGCAGATGGGCCTTTTGGTCACCGTGTGCGCGGGCGTGACGAACATCGTGCTGGACTACCTGTTCATCGCCGTGCTGGGCTGGGGCATCGCGGGCGCGGCGGTGGCCACGGCGGCGGGCCAGCTGCTGGCCGCGGCAGCGTCGACGGCGTTCTTCGCGCGCAGCGAGACCAGCCGCCTGCGCTTCGCGCGCCCCGTCCGCGACTTCCGCGCGCTCGGCGCGACGTGCGTCAACGGATCGTCGGAGCTCATGACCGAGGTGGCCGCATCGGTGGTGAGCATGCTGTACAACTACCAGCTCATGATGCTGGCGGGCGCCGACGGCGTGGCGGCGTACGGCGTGATCATGTACGTGAACTTCATCTTCACGGCCGTGTTCTTCGGCTTCTCCATGGGCACGGGGCCCGTCGTGAGCTACCACTACGGAGCGCGGAACCAAAGCGAGCTCAGGGGCCTCTTCAAGAAGAGCCTCATCCTCGTGGGGGCGACGGGCGCCACCATGTTCGCGGCCTCGCAGGCGCTGGCCGTGCCGCTCGTGAACGTGTTCGTGGGCTACGACCCGGAGCTCGCCGCCATGACGCTGCACGGGTTCCGCATCTACGCGACGGCGTTCCTCGTGTGCGGGTTCAACATCTACGGCTCGGCGTTCTTCACGGCGCTCAACAACGGCAAGGTGTCGGCGCTCATCAGCTTCATGCGCACGCTCGTGTTCGAGACGTCCACGGTCATGCTGCTGCCGCTGGCGTGGGGCATCGACGGGGTGTGGAGCGCCATCATCGTGGCGGAGGCGTGCGCGCTCGTGCTGACGACGTTCTTCCTCGTGTACCTGCGCAAACCCTACGGCTACGCGTAA
- a CDS encoding PaaI family thioesterase has translation MARVVRRHGDAGGIGRRTMLPDNPALDEIEAVFANDRFATEAAGCRVVSGERGRAVCAMELADVHRNAMGNVMGGAIFTLADFALAVCCNIGEEPTVSVDSSISFFRSTQGSTLTATAVCDKPGRHLGFYTVEVEDDLGKPIARMTATCYR, from the coding sequence GTGGCTCGAGTTGTTCGCCGCCACGGCGACGCCGGCGGAATAGGAAGGCGCACGATGCTTCCCGACAACCCCGCGCTCGACGAGATCGAGGCCGTGTTCGCCAACGACCGGTTCGCCACCGAGGCGGCGGGCTGCCGCGTCGTGTCGGGCGAGCGGGGCCGTGCCGTGTGCGCGATGGAGCTGGCCGACGTGCACCGAAACGCGATGGGCAACGTCATGGGCGGCGCCATCTTCACGCTGGCCGATTTCGCGCTGGCCGTCTGCTGCAACATCGGCGAGGAGCCCACCGTGTCGGTGGACTCCTCGATCAGCTTCTTCCGCTCCACGCAGGGCTCGACGCTCACCGCCACGGCCGTATGCGACAAGCCAGGCCGCCATCTGGGCTTCTACACGGTCGAGGTCGAGGACGACCTCGGGAAGCCCATCGCCCGGATGACCGCCACCTGCTACCGCTAG
- a CDS encoding 4Fe-4S binding protein gives MAEAPENMPRNAGDPSAEAENRPNQIVVLRDYCTRVRGAACDRCALACPHDAIAFAENGRPVIDADACTRCGICLGICDAFSSSRVTMIDVHARIRRIALRGEDVVLTCKENIFPGFEPAANVVVLPCLACLSPEFWTLVLTENIPVRIAADLAYCADCERAGEMGEMLYAHAVETAEEWSGATVGYLDEIPEKENLVRDLANPEGVDRRSAFTNLVSDVGDIASGKRRLRNSDVLQQFYERKERARARARLNLVDGVQFNDFVPQGRTKHVMWPKRQLLLEAIDRNPEIAARVPAVLSETDCSRCTNELACAEACPTGARFPSPEDGLLSYDPRYCIGCGLCVDACPQQAVGLVETTAAAFARDEDENPEPPTD, from the coding sequence GTGGCTGAGGCCCCTGAGAACATGCCCCGGAACGCGGGCGACCCCTCCGCCGAGGCGGAGAACCGGCCCAACCAGATCGTCGTGCTGCGCGATTACTGCACGCGCGTGCGCGGCGCCGCGTGCGACCGCTGCGCGCTGGCCTGCCCGCACGACGCCATCGCGTTCGCGGAGAACGGGCGCCCCGTCATCGACGCGGACGCCTGCACGCGCTGCGGCATCTGCCTGGGGATCTGCGACGCGTTCTCGTCCTCGCGCGTCACGATGATCGACGTGCACGCGCGCATCCGCCGCATCGCGCTGCGCGGCGAGGACGTGGTGCTCACCTGCAAGGAGAACATCTTCCCCGGCTTCGAGCCCGCCGCCAACGTGGTGGTGCTGCCGTGCCTGGCGTGCCTGTCCCCCGAGTTCTGGACGCTCGTGCTGACCGAGAACATCCCGGTGCGCATCGCCGCGGACCTCGCCTACTGCGCCGACTGCGAGCGCGCGGGCGAGATGGGCGAGATGCTGTACGCCCACGCCGTGGAGACGGCCGAGGAATGGAGCGGCGCCACGGTGGGCTACCTCGACGAGATCCCCGAGAAGGAGAACCTCGTGCGCGACCTGGCGAACCCCGAAGGCGTCGACCGCCGCAGCGCGTTCACGAACCTCGTGAGCGACGTGGGCGACATCGCGTCGGGCAAGCGCCGCCTGCGCAACTCCGACGTGCTGCAGCAGTTCTACGAGCGCAAGGAGCGCGCTCGCGCCCGGGCGCGCCTCAACCTCGTGGACGGCGTGCAGTTCAACGACTTCGTGCCGCAGGGCCGCACGAAGCACGTCATGTGGCCGAAGCGCCAGCTGCTGCTCGAGGCCATCGACCGCAACCCGGAGATCGCCGCGCGCGTGCCGGCAGTGCTCTCCGAGACCGATTGCAGCCGCTGCACGAACGAGCTCGCGTGCGCCGAAGCGTGCCCCACGGGCGCGCGCTTCCCCAGCCCCGAGGACGGCCTGCTGTCCTACGATCCGCGCTACTGCATCGGCTGCGGGCTGTGCGTGGACGCCTGCCCGCAGCAGGCGGTGGGGCTCGTCGAGACCACCGCGGCCGCGTTCGCACGCGACGAAGACGAGAACCCGGAACCCCCGACCGACTAG
- the gltX gene encoding glutamate--tRNA ligase: protein MSDNKVRVRFAPSPTGRLHVGGARTAIYNWAFARAMGGDFILRIEDTDPERSTEENVQVILNAMKWLGLDWDEGPEVGGASGPYFQTQRMDTYAEALERMKERGSAYPCFCTKEELDAKRAAAEANEGGYAGYDRTCRDLNPAEAARRIAAGEPHVWRLRVPEDHAAIEFDDAVYGHVSFPAEVMDDMIVVRTDGSPTYNFAVVCDDANMGVTHVIRGDDHLSNTPRQILIYEALGFDVPTFAHLSMILGADGKKLSKRHGAASVEEFCERGYLPDAMVNFLALLGWSLDGETTLIDRATLCERFSLDRVTKKDAVFDETKLDWMNGQYIKAMDAGAWVWASLPWLCRAHAGVAADGELTDEARDAAAADVGARPEWYAKLYPLVAERLARLDEIPAKLAFMFWGPEVPELDEKSVNKVLKKEGARADEALAACRGVLADEDVAWEAEALQEACRACGEELELKPKLLFQPLRVAVCGNMVSPPLFESIELLPRADVLARIDYVTKEVFGG from the coding sequence ATGAGCGATAACAAAGTACGCGTGCGCTTCGCACCTTCCCCCACCGGCCGTCTCCACGTGGGCGGCGCCCGCACGGCCATCTACAACTGGGCGTTCGCGCGCGCCATGGGCGGCGACTTCATCCTGCGCATCGAGGACACCGACCCCGAGCGCTCGACCGAGGAAAACGTGCAGGTCATCCTCAACGCCATGAAATGGCTGGGGCTCGACTGGGACGAGGGCCCCGAGGTGGGCGGCGCGTCCGGCCCCTACTTCCAGACCCAGCGCATGGACACGTACGCCGAGGCGCTCGAGCGCATGAAGGAGCGCGGCAGCGCGTACCCCTGCTTCTGCACGAAGGAGGAGCTCGACGCCAAGCGCGCCGCGGCCGAGGCGAACGAGGGCGGCTACGCGGGCTACGACCGCACCTGCCGCGACCTCAACCCCGCCGAGGCGGCCCGCCGCATCGCCGCGGGAGAGCCGCACGTGTGGCGCCTGCGCGTGCCCGAGGACCACGCCGCCATCGAGTTCGACGATGCCGTGTACGGCCACGTCAGCTTCCCGGCCGAGGTGATGGACGACATGATCGTCGTGCGCACGGACGGCTCCCCCACCTACAACTTCGCCGTGGTGTGCGACGACGCGAACATGGGCGTCACGCACGTCATCCGCGGCGACGACCACCTGTCCAACACGCCGCGCCAGATCCTCATCTACGAGGCGCTCGGATTCGACGTGCCCACGTTCGCGCACCTGTCGATGATCCTGGGCGCGGACGGCAAGAAGCTGTCGAAGCGCCACGGCGCGGCTTCCGTGGAGGAGTTCTGCGAGCGCGGCTACCTGCCCGACGCCATGGTGAACTTCCTGGCGCTCTTGGGCTGGTCGCTCGACGGCGAGACGACGCTCATCGACCGCGCCACCCTGTGCGAGCGCTTCAGCCTCGACCGCGTGACGAAGAAGGATGCCGTGTTCGACGAGACGAAGCTCGACTGGATGAACGGCCAGTACATCAAGGCCATGGACGCGGGCGCTTGGGTGTGGGCGTCGCTGCCGTGGCTCTGCCGCGCGCATGCGGGCGTCGCGGCCGACGGCGAGCTGACCGACGAGGCGCGCGACGCGGCAGCGGCCGACGTGGGCGCGCGCCCGGAGTGGTACGCCAAGCTGTACCCGCTCGTGGCCGAGCGCCTCGCGCGCCTGGACGAGATCCCCGCCAAGCTGGCGTTCATGTTCTGGGGACCCGAGGTGCCCGAGCTCGACGAGAAGAGCGTCAACAAGGTGCTGAAGAAGGAGGGCGCACGCGCCGACGAGGCGCTGGCCGCCTGCCGCGGCGTGCTGGCCGACGAGGACGTCGCCTGGGAGGCCGAAGCGCTCCAGGAAGCGTGCCGCGCCTGCGGCGAGGAGCTGGAACTCAAGCCGAAGCTGCTGTTCCAGCCGCTGCGCGTGGCGGTGTGCGGCAACATGGTGTCGCCGCCCCTGTTCGAGAGCATCGAGCTGTTGCCCCGCGCCGACGTGCTGGCCCGCATCGACTACGTGACGAAAGAGGTGTTCGGTGGCTGA
- a CDS encoding DUF1461 domain-containing protein, protein MSNAINKLAAVVAAAALAVTLVATGFAACAAFPQTTEALAGAFSGNGNPDTPFSHDELVQAAVATRDYTVGSNDRDAVFSALHAINESAGTPYAQAGPDELAAAPEEYTLPADALSHLDDVYRVVAGARIGLVVVALLAVAACAHVAIRVGRRALGGVLAAAGVAVVAVFALLAAWVVVDFNGFFAAFHSLFFANGTWTFSYDSLLITMYPPEFWMGMGAVWLATTGLLSIAAVVVGVFLRRRGAQKRSA, encoded by the coding sequence ATGTCCAACGCGATCAACAAGCTTGCCGCGGTGGTTGCCGCTGCGGCGCTGGCGGTGACGCTCGTGGCGACGGGGTTCGCCGCATGCGCGGCGTTTCCGCAGACCACCGAGGCGCTCGCGGGGGCGTTCTCGGGCAACGGCAATCCCGACACGCCGTTCTCGCACGACGAGCTCGTGCAGGCGGCCGTGGCGACGCGCGATTACACGGTGGGGTCGAACGACCGCGACGCCGTCTTCTCCGCGCTGCACGCCATCAACGAGAGCGCGGGCACGCCCTACGCGCAGGCCGGCCCCGACGAGCTGGCCGCCGCCCCCGAGGAGTACACGCTGCCCGCCGACGCCCTGTCGCACCTCGACGACGTGTACCGCGTCGTGGCAGGCGCGCGCATCGGGCTCGTCGTCGTCGCGCTCTTGGCCGTGGCCGCCTGCGCCCACGTGGCCATCCGCGTCGGGCGGCGCGCCCTCGGCGGCGTGCTGGCCGCGGCGGGCGTCGCGGTGGTCGCGGTGTTCGCGCTGCTGGCCGCCTGGGTGGTCGTGGACTTCAACGGCTTCTTCGCCGCCTTCCACTCGCTGTTCTTCGCGAACGGCACCTGGACCTTCTCCTACGATTCGCTGCTCATCACCATGTACCCGCCCGAATTCTGGATGGGGATGGGAGCGGTGTGGCTCGCGACCACGGGCTTGCTGTCGATCGCGGCCGTCGTCGTCGGCGTGTTCTTGCGTCGCAGAGGAGCCCAAAAGCGTTCGGCGTAA
- a CDS encoding glutathionylspermidine synthase family protein — MPTNADYTREYFEIMDSLDGDVAGRRAAFDYMQNSTAIVHHQVVACSFIPRLFNKKTYDTMKETAETAHRILVKVIEHYLADPEYRRAFDFDPRLEELILLPRGYDSVLPFARVDTFLNEDDYRVKFCEFNADGSSGMNENREITTSVAQSSTFEEFANRHHVEGCELFESWVQAFLDIYATYARRVENPRIAICDYLENGVVDEFHIYADLFRQRGAECVVADVRDLRFDGEALYDKDGQRIDAIWRRCVTNDVIDHWDDSQELLNAVRAEKVALIGSFAGHIVHDKQIFKVLFDDRTVEFLDGDEISFVEETVPMTAFLDDDYINVGQIRANKDEWIIKPTDHYGADDVYAGCSVSQEEWEGLVDKFANGRAGFPFIVQRYIRPFKTETLPPDARIDELADDEVSDSPALYNNLNGLYLYDGVFTGVFSRLGPLPTISKDMQGMTAATIWVD; from the coding sequence ATGCCAACCAACGCCGACTACACGCGCGAGTACTTCGAGATCATGGACTCGCTCGACGGAGACGTCGCCGGACGCCGCGCCGCCTTCGACTACATGCAGAACTCCACGGCCATCGTGCACCACCAGGTGGTGGCGTGCTCCTTCATCCCCCGCCTGTTCAACAAGAAGACCTACGACACGATGAAGGAGACGGCGGAAACGGCGCACCGCATCCTCGTCAAGGTCATCGAGCATTACCTGGCCGACCCCGAGTACCGCCGCGCCTTCGACTTCGACCCGCGCCTCGAGGAGCTCATCCTGTTGCCGCGCGGCTACGACTCGGTGCTGCCGTTCGCGCGCGTGGACACGTTCCTGAACGAGGACGACTACCGGGTGAAGTTCTGCGAGTTCAACGCCGACGGCTCGTCGGGCATGAACGAGAACCGCGAGATCACCACGTCGGTGGCGCAGTCGAGCACGTTCGAGGAGTTCGCGAACCGCCACCATGTGGAGGGCTGCGAGCTGTTCGAGTCGTGGGTGCAGGCCTTCCTCGACATCTACGCCACCTACGCCCGCCGCGTGGAGAACCCGCGCATCGCCATCTGCGACTACCTGGAGAACGGCGTGGTGGACGAGTTCCACATCTACGCCGACCTGTTCCGCCAGCGCGGCGCGGAGTGCGTGGTGGCCGACGTGCGCGACCTGCGTTTCGACGGCGAGGCGCTGTACGACAAGGACGGCCAGCGCATCGACGCCATCTGGCGCCGCTGCGTGACGAACGACGTGATCGACCATTGGGACGACTCGCAGGAGCTTCTCAACGCGGTGCGCGCCGAGAAGGTGGCGCTCATCGGCAGCTTCGCCGGCCACATCGTGCACGACAAGCAGATATTCAAGGTGCTGTTCGACGACCGCACCGTGGAGTTCCTCGACGGCGACGAGATCTCGTTCGTCGAGGAGACGGTGCCCATGACGGCGTTCCTCGACGACGACTACATCAACGTGGGGCAGATCCGCGCGAACAAGGACGAGTGGATCATCAAGCCCACCGATCACTACGGCGCCGACGACGTGTACGCCGGCTGCTCCGTGTCGCAAGAGGAATGGGAGGGCCTCGTCGACAAGTTCGCGAACGGCCGCGCCGGCTTCCCGTTCATCGTGCAGCGCTACATCCGCCCGTTCAAGACCGAGACGCTGCCGCCCGACGCGCGAATCGACGAGCTGGCCGACGACGAGGTGTCGGACTCCCCTGCGCTGTACAACAACCTGAACGGGCTGTACCTGTACGACGGCGTGTTCACCGGCGTGTTCAGCCGCCTGGGCCCGCTGCCCACGATCTCCAAGGACATGCAGGGCATGACCGCCGCCACGATCTGGGTGGACTAG
- the metK gene encoding methionine adenosyltransferase: MAEDRSTYLFTSESVTEGHPDKVCDQISDAILDAILAKETELAKAGYVAPDGHPADPAQVRVACETMATTGMVIVTGEIRTQAYVDVPAIVREVLRDIGYDRAKYGFDCDTCGVLNAIHDQSPDIAQGVDESWEAQRGLAGDDPYERVGAGDQGMMFGYACDETPTLMPMPVYLAHRLAERLTAVRKDGTMPSLRPDGKTQVSVRYAEGRPVGVEKVVVSTQHAEEIAHDELRAQVIANVVEPVLAAEGVELLEGAEIHVNPTGRFVVGGPMGDAGLTGRKIIVDTYGGMGRHGGGAFSGKDCTKVDRSAAYAARWVAKNVVAAGLAARCEVQVAYAIGMAKPVSVMIDTFGTNAVPEADIVAAVDAAFDLRPGAIVDALDLRRPIYRLTAAYGHFGRELPEFTWERTDKADELRKACGLA, translated from the coding sequence ATGGCCGAAGATCGTTCTACGTACCTGTTCACGTCCGAGTCCGTCACCGAGGGTCATCCCGACAAGGTGTGCGACCAGATCTCGGACGCCATCCTCGACGCGATCCTCGCGAAAGAGACCGAGCTGGCGAAGGCCGGCTACGTGGCCCCCGACGGGCACCCCGCCGACCCCGCGCAGGTGCGCGTGGCCTGCGAGACCATGGCCACCACCGGCATGGTCATCGTCACCGGCGAGATCCGCACGCAGGCCTACGTCGACGTGCCCGCCATCGTGCGCGAAGTGCTGCGCGACATCGGCTACGACCGCGCCAAGTACGGCTTCGACTGCGACACCTGCGGCGTGCTCAACGCCATCCACGACCAGAGCCCGGACATCGCGCAGGGCGTCGACGAGAGCTGGGAGGCCCAGCGCGGCCTCGCCGGCGACGACCCCTACGAGCGCGTCGGCGCGGGCGACCAGGGCATGATGTTCGGCTACGCCTGCGACGAGACGCCCACGCTCATGCCGATGCCGGTGTACCTGGCCCACCGCCTGGCCGAGCGCCTGACCGCGGTGCGCAAGGACGGCACGATGCCGAGCCTGCGCCCCGACGGCAAGACCCAGGTGTCCGTGCGTTACGCGGAGGGCCGCCCGGTGGGCGTGGAGAAGGTGGTCGTGTCCACGCAGCACGCCGAGGAGATCGCCCACGACGAGCTGCGCGCCCAGGTCATCGCCAACGTCGTGGAGCCGGTGCTGGCCGCCGAGGGCGTGGAGCTCTTGGAGGGCGCCGAGATCCACGTGAACCCCACGGGGCGCTTCGTGGTGGGCGGCCCCATGGGCGACGCGGGCCTCACGGGCCGCAAGATCATCGTCGACACCTACGGCGGCATGGGCCGCCACGGCGGCGGCGCGTTCTCCGGCAAGGACTGCACGAAGGTGGACCGCTCGGCGGCCTACGCGGCGCGCTGGGTGGCCAAGAACGTGGTGGCCGCGGGCCTCGCCGCGCGCTGCGAGGTGCAGGTGGCCTACGCCATCGGCATGGCGAAGCCGGTCAGCGTGATGATCGACACGTTCGGCACGAACGCGGTGCCGGAGGCCGACATCGTGGCCGCCGTGGACGCGGCGTTCGACCTGCGCCCGGGCGCCATCGTCGACGCCCTCGACCTGCGCCGCCCCATCTACCGCCTGACGGCCGCCTACGGCCACTTCGGCCGCGAGCTCCCCGAGTTCACCTGGGAGCGCACCGACAAGGCCGACGAGCTGCGGAAGGCATGCGGGCTGGCGTAA
- a CDS encoding toxin-antitoxin system HicB family antitoxin: MAAISAPPARVGSELHERAALKAAEKGESLNQFVAEAIAASV; encoded by the coding sequence ATGGCGGCGATCTCCGCGCCGCCCGCGCGGGTCGGTTCCGAACTGCACGAACGCGCCGCATTGAAGGCGGCTGAAAAGGGCGAGTCGCTCAACCAGTTCGTTGCAGAAGCCATCGCGGCATCCGTGTAA
- the priA gene encoding replication restart helicase PriA gives MKLASVILDIPTQALDTPYTYAVPEEAGAGDQPVEVGCAVLVPFGPRQAVGFVVAMEERADGDWPEGLNPAKLKGVVRAVSRPYFDEEGAACAQWLSERYIAPLSSCVRLFTPPGGVPRMVRAQAGYWRLEEPTVGEVDDRWVVPGPALADFEPRKNAVKQASIVAALRGGELRVAELSAEFGAVSSPLKTLEKQGVVRIEHRRRMRGMAEDAAGSALSAPSAAAPSFTPSAKPPLTPGQAGALAAIDAARSRGAGEVVLVDGVTGSGKTEVYLQAIEATLAAGRTACVLVPEISLTPQTVARFRGRFGDLVAVMHSRMSQGERYDQWDFIRSGAARVVVGARSALFTPLANLGLIVIDEEHEGSYKQDSAPRYHARDVAAWMARRAGAAVVLGSATPSIEALHACAKDPSWHHVDLPERANGKPLPEVQVVDMAKEFSGGSRAMFALPLARALEEELSAGRKAVLLLNQRGFAKFLLCRECGFVPECPSCSTSLTYHERGNFLICHHCGYRIPTPPTCPECGSPYLKKFGAGTQRVEAELRVLLDEMPGVGAGVPIVRMDADTTSGKGAHQRLLEEFAAADAAVLLGTQMIAKGLDFEDVTLVGVINADTMLKLPDYRAAERTFDLVEQVAGRAGRAELPGRVLVQTYEADAPAIRAAATYDRALFLRDELPKRRLLGYPPYVRMANVLVWSKDEPAVRRVAAELQAGLEEVVRDYGGDGWSVLPATPCVLAKLRGTYRWHIVVKCPVEADLSTALLPFFRRRKPDKDANVAIDVDPDDLL, from the coding sequence ATGAAACTCGCATCGGTCATTCTCGACATACCCACGCAGGCGCTCGATACGCCCTACACCTACGCCGTCCCCGAGGAAGCGGGAGCGGGCGATCAGCCGGTCGAGGTCGGCTGCGCCGTGCTCGTGCCGTTCGGGCCGCGCCAGGCGGTCGGCTTCGTCGTCGCCATGGAGGAGCGCGCCGACGGCGATTGGCCCGAGGGGCTGAACCCCGCCAAGCTCAAAGGCGTCGTGCGCGCGGTGAGCCGCCCGTACTTCGACGAGGAGGGCGCGGCGTGCGCGCAATGGCTCTCGGAGCGCTACATCGCGCCGCTGTCGTCGTGCGTGCGCCTGTTCACGCCGCCGGGCGGCGTGCCGCGCATGGTGCGCGCGCAGGCGGGCTACTGGCGGCTCGAGGAGCCGACGGTGGGGGAGGTCGACGACCGCTGGGTGGTGCCGGGCCCGGCCCTCGCGGACTTCGAGCCGCGCAAGAACGCCGTGAAGCAGGCGTCCATCGTGGCGGCCCTGCGCGGCGGCGAGCTGCGCGTGGCGGAGCTGTCGGCCGAGTTCGGCGCGGTGTCGTCGCCCCTCAAGACGCTGGAGAAGCAGGGCGTCGTGCGCATCGAGCACCGCCGCCGCATGCGGGGGATGGCGGAGGACGCCGCGGGTTCGGCCCTCTCGGCCCCCTCGGCCGCCGCGCCGTCGTTCACCCCCTCCGCGAAGCCGCCGCTGACGCCGGGGCAGGCCGGCGCGCTCGCGGCCATCGACGCGGCGCGCTCGCGCGGCGCGGGCGAGGTGGTGCTCGTGGACGGCGTCACCGGCTCGGGCAAGACCGAGGTGTACCTGCAGGCCATCGAGGCGACGCTCGCGGCCGGCCGCACGGCGTGCGTGCTCGTGCCCGAGATCTCGCTGACGCCGCAGACCGTCGCGCGCTTCCGCGGCCGCTTCGGCGACCTCGTGGCCGTCATGCACTCGCGCATGAGCCAGGGCGAGCGCTACGACCAGTGGGACTTCATCCGCTCGGGCGCGGCGCGCGTGGTGGTGGGCGCCCGCAGCGCGCTGTTCACGCCGCTCGCGAACCTCGGCCTCATCGTCATCGACGAGGAGCACGAAGGTTCCTACAAGCAGGACAGCGCGCCGCGCTACCACGCGCGCGACGTGGCCGCGTGGATGGCGCGCCGCGCCGGCGCCGCCGTGGTGCTGGGCTCGGCCACGCCCTCCATCGAGGCGCTCCACGCCTGCGCGAAGGACCCCTCGTGGCATCACGTGGACCTGCCCGAGCGCGCGAACGGCAAGCCGTTGCCGGAGGTGCAGGTGGTGGACATGGCCAAGGAGTTCAGCGGCGGCTCGCGCGCGATGTTCGCGCTGCCGCTGGCCCGCGCGCTCGAAGAGGAACTCTCCGCCGGCCGCAAGGCGGTGCTGCTGCTCAATCAGCGCGGGTTCGCGAAGTTCCTCCTGTGCCGCGAGTGCGGCTTCGTGCCCGAGTGCCCGTCGTGCTCCACCTCGCTCACGTACCACGAGCGCGGCAACTTCCTCATCTGCCACCACTGCGGCTACCGGATTCCCACGCCGCCCACGTGCCCGGAATGCGGTAGCCCCTACCTCAAGAAGTTCGGTGCGGGCACGCAGCGCGTCGAGGCCGAGCTGCGCGTGCTGCTCGACGAGATGCCCGGCGTGGGCGCGGGCGTGCCCATCGTGCGCATGGACGCCGACACCACGAGCGGCAAGGGCGCGCACCAGCGCCTGCTCGAGGAGTTCGCGGCGGCGGACGCGGCCGTGCTGCTGGGCACCCAGATGATCGCGAAGGGGCTCGACTTCGAGGACGTCACGCTCGTGGGCGTCATCAACGCCGACACCATGCTGAAGCTGCCCGACTACCGCGCGGCCGAGCGCACGTTCGACCTCGTGGAGCAGGTGGCCGGGCGCGCGGGCCGCGCCGAGCTGCCGGGCCGCGTGCTCGTGCAGACCTACGAGGCCGACGCGCCCGCCATCCGCGCGGCCGCCACCTACGACCGCGCCCTGTTCCTGCGCGACGAGCTGCCGAAGCGCCGCCTTCTGGGCTACCCGCCCTACGTGCGCATGGCGAACGTGCTGGTGTGGAGCAAGGACGAGCCGGCGGTGCGCCGCGTGGCGGCCGAGCTGCAGGCGGGGCTCGAGGAGGTCGTGCGCGACTACGGCGGCGACGGGTGGAGCGTGCTGCCCGCCACGCCGTGCGTGCTGGCGAAGCTGCGCGGCACGTACCGCTGGCACATCGTGGTGAAGTGTCCGGTGGAGGCCGACCTGTCCACGGCGCTGCTGCCGTTTTTCCGCCGCCGCAAGCCGGACAAGGACGCGAACGTCGCCATCGACGTGGATCCCGACGACCTGCTCTAA